A single Pseudomonas sp. HN11 DNA region contains:
- the kdpA gene encoding potassium-transporting ATPase subunit KdpA, giving the protein MHSYDYWLIIAFFAVVLVPAPFLGRFYYKVMEGQRTWLTPVFGPVERACYRLSGVDEHQEQSWQKYMLALLAFNLAGFVLLFAILLFQDYLPLNPQKLPGQEWTLAFNTAVSFMTNTNWQSYSGEASLSYLSQMAGLTVQNFVSAATGLAVLVALCRGIGRKSTKTLGNFWVDMTRATLYGLLPLCLVLALFLVWQGVPQTFAHYVDAVTMQGVDQVIPLGPAASQIAIKQLGTNGGGFFGVNSAHPFEDPTAWANLFEVAAIILIPVALVFTFGHYVKDLRQSRAILGCMLALFLIGGATSLWAEYQPNPTLNNPAVEQTAPLEGKEARFGTTGTVLWSVTTTAASNGSVNGMQDSLSPLSGMVALVNMMVGEVIFGGVGAGMYGMLLNVLIAVFLAGLMIGRTPEYLGKKLQAKEVQLLVVTLLVMPVGVLVLGAIAASLPGPAGAISNPGPHGFSQLLYAYTSASANNGSAFGGFSANTPFHNLMLGLGMLIGRFGYILPVLALAGSLAMKKTAPIGQNSFPTHGPLFVTLLTVTILLVGGLTFLPTLALGPIAEHMSMGF; this is encoded by the coding sequence ATGCACAGTTATGACTATTGGCTGATCATTGCCTTCTTTGCGGTGGTGCTGGTGCCGGCCCCGTTCCTGGGGCGGTTCTATTACAAGGTGATGGAAGGGCAGCGCACCTGGCTCACGCCGGTGTTCGGCCCGGTGGAGCGCGCCTGTTATCGCTTGTCGGGCGTAGACGAGCATCAAGAACAAAGCTGGCAGAAGTACATGTTGGCCTTGCTTGCCTTCAACCTTGCAGGCTTTGTGCTGTTGTTCGCGATCCTGCTGTTCCAGGACTACCTCCCCCTGAACCCGCAGAAATTGCCGGGTCAGGAATGGACCCTGGCCTTCAACACAGCGGTCAGTTTCATGACCAACACCAACTGGCAGTCCTACAGCGGTGAGGCGTCCCTGAGTTACCTCAGCCAGATGGCGGGCCTGACCGTGCAGAATTTCGTCAGCGCGGCGACCGGTCTGGCAGTGCTGGTCGCTTTGTGCCGTGGGATTGGTCGCAAATCCACCAAGACGTTGGGCAACTTCTGGGTCGATATGACCCGCGCCACCCTCTACGGCTTGCTGCCGTTGTGCCTGGTGCTGGCGTTGTTCCTGGTGTGGCAGGGCGTACCGCAGACCTTCGCCCATTACGTGGATGCCGTGACGATGCAAGGTGTGGATCAAGTGATCCCCCTGGGCCCGGCGGCCAGCCAGATTGCGATCAAGCAATTGGGCACCAACGGCGGTGGCTTTTTTGGTGTCAACTCGGCGCATCCGTTCGAGGACCCAACGGCCTGGGCAAACCTGTTTGAAGTGGCGGCGATCATCCTGATCCCGGTGGCGCTGGTTTTTACCTTCGGTCACTACGTGAAGGACCTGCGCCAAAGTCGCGCGATCCTCGGCTGCATGCTGGCGCTGTTCCTGATTGGCGGCGCGACCTCGCTGTGGGCTGAATACCAGCCCAACCCGACGTTGAACAATCCGGCTGTGGAGCAAACCGCACCGCTGGAAGGCAAGGAGGCACGCTTCGGTACCACCGGTACGGTGCTGTGGTCGGTGACCACAACGGCGGCGTCCAACGGTTCGGTCAACGGCATGCAGGACAGCCTCAGCCCGCTCAGCGGCATGGTCGCGCTGGTCAACATGATGGTCGGCGAAGTGATCTTTGGCGGCGTCGGCGCCGGTATGTACGGCATGTTACTCAACGTGTTGATCGCGGTGTTCCTCGCCGGCCTGATGATCGGCCGCACTCCGGAGTACCTGGGTAAAAAGCTGCAGGCCAAGGAAGTGCAATTGCTGGTGGTGACCTTGCTGGTAATGCCGGTGGGTGTGTTGGTACTGGGTGCCATCGCCGCGAGCCTGCCTGGTCCGGCCGGTGCCATCAGTAACCCTGGCCCTCACGGTTTCAGCCAATTGCTTTATGCCTACACCTCGGCCAGTGCCAACAACGGCTCGGCGTTCGGCGGCTTCAGCGCCAACACCCCGTTCCATAACTTGATGCTGGGCCTGGGCATGTTGATCGGCCGCTTCGGCTACATCCTCCCGGTATTGGCCCTGGCTGGCAGCCTGGCGATGAAGAAGACCGCGCCGATCGGCCAGAACAGCTTCCCGACCCATGGCCCGCTGTTCGTGACCCTGTTGACCGTGACCATTTTGCTGGTAGGCGGCCTGACCTTCCTGCCGACGCTGGCGTTAGGTCCCATCGCTGAACATATGAGCATGGGCTTCTAA
- a CDS encoding DUF2897 family protein: MPWYAWLIMVVAIGSIVGGLMMLRDSANKVELTDEQRKRVAERNAQADAKDAQDR, translated from the coding sequence ATGCCGTGGTACGCGTGGTTGATTATGGTAGTTGCGATCGGGTCGATCGTCGGTGGGTTGATGATGCTGCGTGACAGTGCCAACAAAGTGGAACTCACCGACGAACAACGCAAGCGTGTGGCCGAGCGCAACGCCCAGGCGGATGCCAAGGACGCTCAGGATCGCTGA
- a CDS encoding GntR family transcriptional regulator, which yields MTLRLSLADQIALELRADIIGGRLLPGMPLVEVELVKAYSASRNTIREALHRLGQEGLTRYVRNKGVMVRRLAREEVRDLFVVRRTLELQAIAQCAALTLEQSERMQNAIEATTLAREREDWRAVATHSLVFHQQIVGLMCSPLFDEFFAQVIAQLRLVFYAAPDEQRFQSPWLERDREIYTLLVQQDKPAAGEAMSLYLDDSERLSLALFNHP from the coding sequence ATGACACTGCGCTTGTCTTTAGCCGATCAAATTGCCCTGGAGCTTCGCGCCGACATCATTGGCGGGCGGCTGCTACCAGGAATGCCGCTGGTAGAAGTAGAACTGGTGAAAGCCTACAGCGCGTCGCGCAATACGATCCGCGAAGCGTTGCACCGTTTAGGGCAAGAAGGGCTGACGCGTTATGTGCGCAATAAGGGGGTCATGGTCCGGCGGTTGGCGCGCGAGGAAGTGCGAGATTTGTTTGTAGTCCGTCGCACCCTGGAGTTGCAGGCCATTGCCCAGTGCGCTGCACTCACCCTTGAGCAATCCGAGCGCATGCAGAATGCAATCGAGGCAACCACCCTGGCGCGTGAGCGTGAAGACTGGCGAGCAGTTGCTACCCATAGCCTGGTGTTTCACCAGCAGATTGTCGGGTTAATGTGCAGCCCCCTGTTCGATGAGTTTTTTGCCCAGGTCATCGCCCAGTTGCGTTTGGTATTTTACGCCGCGCCCGATGAGCAACGCTTCCAGTCTCCATGGTTGGAGCGTGATCGTGAGATTTACACGTTATTGGTCCAGCAGGATAAACCGGCGGCAGGGGAGGCGATGAGCTTGTACCTGGATGATTCGGAGCGCCTGTCGTTGGCCTTGTTTAATCACCCCTGA
- the kdpF gene encoding K(+)-transporting ATPase subunit F → MSVLDGVSLLLAVALFIYLLVALLRADRN, encoded by the coding sequence ATGAGCGTTCTGGACGGGGTGTCACTGCTATTGGCCGTGGCGCTGTTCATTTATCTGCTGGTTGCGCTGCTACGCGCGGATCGGAACTAG
- a CDS encoding urea carboxylase-associated family protein: MYKDYPAAYQVSKGSALQVDTAFYERIRDRADQRTLVEQFEVPIRTGRAWKVPAGHVFRVTTPVGPQVGDFNVWNANDPRERLWAARTRQLQGAHVSTHDRLWSNLPFLRPLVTITDDSLASYGIDEHGGRLHDLLGTRCDPYVNRMLTGEDFHHHCHSNLTRAVLPHGLTEFDVHDVLNIFQCTGLNHDDMYFMKACPAQKGDYLEFFAEIDLLCALSTCPGGDLSLPMWGPEAQDPLTVCRPLGVEIYKLEDELLNGWSQPERAAYKGQHGLHIAKAAWE; the protein is encoded by the coding sequence ATGTACAAAGACTATCCGGCCGCTTATCAGGTCAGTAAAGGCTCGGCGTTGCAGGTCGACACGGCGTTCTATGAGCGTATTCGTGATCGGGCTGACCAGCGCACGTTGGTTGAGCAGTTCGAGGTGCCGATCCGCACGGGCCGGGCATGGAAGGTGCCGGCCGGGCATGTGTTCCGGGTGACCACGCCGGTCGGCCCGCAGGTAGGCGACTTCAACGTGTGGAACGCCAACGACCCGCGCGAGCGCTTATGGGCGGCGCGCACTCGCCAATTGCAGGGCGCCCATGTCAGCACCCATGACCGTCTGTGGTCGAACCTGCCATTTTTGAGACCTTTGGTGACAATCACAGACGACAGCCTGGCCAGTTACGGCATCGATGAGCACGGTGGGCGCCTGCATGATTTGCTCGGTACGCGTTGCGATCCGTATGTGAATCGGATGCTCACGGGTGAAGACTTCCACCACCATTGCCACTCGAACCTGACTCGCGCGGTTTTACCCCACGGTCTGACGGAATTCGATGTGCACGACGTGCTGAATATTTTCCAGTGCACGGGCCTGAATCATGACGACATGTATTTCATGAAAGCCTGTCCGGCGCAGAAGGGCGACTACCTGGAATTCTTTGCCGAGATTGATTTGTTGTGTGCGTTGTCGACGTGCCCTGGTGGGGATTTGTCGTTGCCGATGTGGGGGCCCGAGGCACAGGATCCGCTGACGGTATGCCGTCCGCTGGGGGTTGAGATCTACAAGTTGGAGGATGAGCTGCTGAATGGCTGGAGCCAGCCGGAGCGTGCTGCCTATAAGGGACAGCACGGGTTGCATATTGCCAAGGCGGCTTGGGAGTAA
- the eat gene encoding ethanolamine permease, producing MNTQLKPTLGTLHLWGIAVGLVISGEYFGWSYGWGVAGTLGFLVTSLMVAAMYTCFIFSFTELTTAIPHAGGPFAYSRRAFGEKGGLIAGLATLIEFVFAPPAIALAIGAYLNVQFPALDPKHAAVGAYIVFMGLNILGVKLAATFELVVCVLAVAELLVFMGVVAPAFSFSNFALNGWAGSDTFDAPAIAGMFAAIPFAIWFFLAIEGAAMAAEEAKDPKRTIPKAYISGILTLVILAMGVMFFAGGVGDWRTLSNINDPLPQAMKAVVGDSSGWLHMLVWIGLFGLVASFHGIILGYSRQFFALARAGYLPSFLAKLSRFQTPHRAIIAGGVVGIAAIYSDGLINLGGMTLTAAMITMAVFGAIVMYIMSMLSLFKLRKTEPLLERTFRAPGYPIVPGIALVLAVACLVAMAWFNALIGLIFLGFMGAGFAYFQMTAQDRADAPPDAMLTGL from the coding sequence ATGAACACACAACTCAAACCCACCTTGGGCACCCTGCACTTATGGGGTATCGCTGTCGGCCTGGTCATTTCCGGCGAATACTTCGGCTGGAGTTATGGCTGGGGCGTCGCCGGGACGCTGGGCTTTCTGGTGACCTCACTGATGGTCGCCGCGATGTACACCTGCTTCATCTTCAGTTTCACTGAGCTGACTACCGCCATTCCTCACGCGGGCGGGCCGTTTGCCTACAGCCGTCGCGCCTTTGGTGAGAAAGGTGGCTTGATCGCCGGTCTCGCGACCTTGATCGAATTCGTCTTCGCTCCGCCTGCAATCGCCTTGGCCATCGGCGCCTATCTGAATGTGCAGTTTCCAGCGCTGGACCCGAAGCACGCCGCCGTCGGCGCGTACATCGTGTTCATGGGCCTGAACATTCTCGGCGTGAAACTCGCCGCGACCTTCGAATTGGTCGTGTGCGTGCTCGCCGTCGCCGAGCTGCTGGTGTTCATGGGCGTCGTCGCACCCGCGTTCAGCTTCAGCAACTTCGCCCTGAACGGCTGGGCCGGCTCAGACACCTTTGATGCACCCGCGATTGCAGGCATGTTTGCCGCGATTCCTTTCGCCATCTGGTTTTTCCTCGCCATCGAAGGCGCAGCCATGGCCGCCGAAGAAGCGAAAGATCCGAAGCGCACCATTCCAAAGGCCTACATCAGCGGCATCCTGACCCTGGTGATCCTGGCGATGGGCGTGATGTTCTTTGCTGGCGGCGTGGGCGACTGGCGTACCCTGTCCAACATCAACGATCCCTTGCCACAAGCCATGAAAGCCGTGGTGGGTGACAGCTCCGGCTGGCTGCACATGCTGGTGTGGATCGGCCTGTTTGGCCTGGTGGCCAGCTTCCACGGCATCATCCTGGGCTACTCGCGCCAGTTCTTTGCCTTGGCCCGCGCAGGTTACCTGCCGTCTTTCCTCGCCAAACTGTCGCGTTTTCAGACACCGCACCGGGCAATCATCGCCGGCGGTGTGGTAGGTATTGCCGCCATCTACAGCGACGGTCTGATCAATCTGGGCGGCATGACACTGACCGCCGCGATGATCACCATGGCCGTATTCGGCGCGATTGTGATGTACATCATGAGCATGCTCAGCCTGTTTAAACTACGTAAGACCGAACCGCTGCTGGAGCGTACCTTTCGCGCCCCCGGTTATCCCATCGTGCCGGGCATTGCGCTGGTACTGGCGGTGGCGTGCCTGGTGGCCATGGCCTGGTTCAACGCGCTGATCGGGCTGATCTTCCTGGGCTTCATGGGGGCGGGTTTCGCTTACTTCCAAATGACCGCGCAGGACCGTGCCGACGCACCGCCGGATGCGATGTTGACCGGGCTCTGA